The genomic stretch GTGAAAATGGCAACGACTACACGACGTTCAGAGCAGGAATCGCTGCTTTTACTTCTGCGCAAGATTCGAGAGGAGGCAGGTCTACGTCAAGTCGATCTCGCGAAGCGCCTGGGTCAGCCACAACCCTTTGTCAGTAAGTATGAATCGGGGGAACGCCGTCTAGACATTCTTGAACTTCGCGCCCTTTGCAAGGCCGTTGGAATTACGCCACAGGAGTTTTTTAACCAACTGGATCGGGTGTGCAAATGAAACCCGATCCTCGGTTTCTAAAACAACCATCGAATTTCTGGGCGCACGTCCGCTCAATCAGTCAAGCGGTAGGATACACGACGGAAGGCACAGGGTACATTCCCGTCCCGAAGGGGCTGCCGATTCCGAAAAACTTCAAGAAACATGGCGGACCACGTAAAAGCACGGTCAAGATCATTGACCTACCTCTAATTCGCAATGCTCTCCGAGGCCTCGATTTAAGCGACGCGCATGTCGCCGACTCATTAAATGTTGCAACGCCTTTCGGCCAACTCCTGTGTGAATATTTCGAGTATCGCGCTAAAGTGCTGAATAACGAAGTTCGTCGAAATCTGATGGACGCCGACGAGTCGGCGGCATTATTTAAGAAGTGCAAAGCAAAGTACAAAGCGAGCGGGCCGTTTGTGAAGAACAAGCAAACCGGAAAAAAGAAAGCAGAAGCATTTTTAACATGCATGGTCCGCATGATCATAGAGGACGGCCTTGGCGGTTCAAAATGCAACTTTGACCCGCTCAAATTGACAACGATTACGCGAAATGGAGAGCCGTTTCGAACGCTTGCGCGCCGCGTTGACGGTGCGTATCCTTCGCCGGTCAATCCGATTGCCATTTGGGAAATCAAGGAATACTACTACACTACCACGTTTGGCAGCCGCATCGCTGACGGTGTTTACGAGACATTGCTCGATGGAATGGAGATTGAGGAGTTTCGCGCTGACCTCGATGATGACATTAAGCATTACTTATTTACAGACTCCCATTTTACGTGGTGGGGTTGCGGCAAGTCGTACCTTTGTCGAATCGTCGATATGCTGCACATGGGATTTGTCGACGAGGTTCTATTTGGCAAGGAAA from Pirellulales bacterium encodes the following:
- a CDS encoding helix-turn-helix transcriptional regulator, with the translated sequence MATTTRRSEQESLLLLLRKIREEAGLRQVDLAKRLGQPQPFVSKYESGERRLDILELRALCKAVGITPQEFFNQLDRVCK